The genomic stretch ACCATGGCGATATACCTGTATCGTAACCACGCCAAAAATAATGATGGCCGATATACGCAAGAGAGAGTCCAGTATCAGACGGCCAAGTCTGCTGCATTTGTGATAGAAAAACTCAATGGCAATATGTCCCTTTACGGCGGTCAGATAAGGCAGCGCACAGGCAACCGCCACCGCGCCGCAGGCCCGGACTACATCATACGCCCCGGTTATTCCGGTACCGAACAGCCGGAGCAGCACATCCGCCACGGTAATCCCCATCATGAGGAGTATCGCACCGCCGGCAATAACCGCGAAGCACTTTACGATTCTTCGGATAATCAAGAAAAACAGCATTGCCTG from Marispirochaeta sp. encodes the following:
- a CDS encoding TRAP transporter small permease; this encodes MLFFLIIRRIVKCFAVIAGGAILLMMGITVADVLLRLFGTGITGAYDVVRACGAVAVACALPYLTAVKGHIAIEFFYHKCSRLGRLILDSLLRISAIIIFGVVTIQVYRHGLALLASGEVFPNLGLPVFWIPMLISLNFVLMMIVFLYHLTHPGKEFIKP